Part of the Maridesulfovibrio sp. genome, ACTGCCAACATTACACTCAGGATAAGCATCGCAATCAGACACAAGTTTTTTCTAAACATGTTTTTCATAGACTCCTCCCTCCCCTAATTAATTACAGTTATAAACTGTATGGATTCGTCCAGCTTGAAAGTCCTGCCACTTCTTTCTACCTCTTCAGCTGAACCGAACCAGCTTAAAGGCATTCTTGCGGGATCAAAATCAGGATGCCCGCTCAATATATAATCCCGAACTCCTATAGCACGGGCTTTAGCCAACTCTGCATTGCCAGCCACATAAGCGACAATGTGGAAACGGAGATCTTTATTCTCTTCCATCATCGCGGCAATCACGTGCAGAGAGTTCTTGCTTTCAAAGTCCGAATCACTTTGACCGGGCTTGAACGTAATACTTCGTAAAGTTAAATTTCGAGTTCCGAATATAAAATTGCGGTAGGTAAAATCACCGAGCAGATTCAGTTTTTCAGTTCCGCTCATAGCAAGGGCACCGTCCGGATAATACTCAAGGTATTTTTTCCATGCTTTAACGGCTTCCTCTTTCTTGCCCTGTCTTCCCAGTATGTCGGCTCGGTTATAGAGGGCTTCAGGATTATATTCGTCTAATTTTATGACCTTATCATAAAGAATAGAAGCTTCGACGAGCTTTCCTTCTTCAAGATAGCTGTGGGCGAGATACAGATTGGCTGAGATATGATTAGGATCCAGTTCAAGGACTCGGCGATAGGCGGTCCTCTCCTTGCTGTATTGCTTCAGGGCCCAATAGTTAACCCCAGACCAAAAGAGATATTCGACATTATCAGGAGCAATGCGGACGGCTTTTAAGATATATGGCTGAGCTTCTTTCGGCTTTTTCAACGCCATATAATAACGGCTAACATAATATGCATAATCGGCATCACCCGGATTTTCCTGCAACTTTTCACTGAACGCTTTGATTCCTTCCTTATATTTCTGACTGTTCAGATAGTAAGGACCGGAAAAGGTTGTACATCCTGTTGACAGAAATAAAAAAAGAGCCAACAGAACAATAAATCGCTTCACATCATCCTCCATACGGTGGAGTTTGTGTTTACGACCCCTCAAGAAAACAAAATCCCGTCTACAGTTATAATAAAGACCTGTAGACGGGATTAACAATTCTTTATATCGGTAAATATTATAACATAAAGAGTACTACCTGAATCAAACCGATAATGAAACCGAGGACTCCACCGATAACTTCAATAAATTTAAACTCTTGCTTCATTATGGAAAAAAGAATCGACTCAAGCTGCTCCATGGAAAAGCATTCAACTTTATCCTGAACGATACATTTGAAATCAAGGGAACACTCAAGCTGCGAAGATGTGGTTTCGATAAGCTTAGGCAGCATGGAATCGAGCTCCTGAGAAAGCATTCCCTTTACAGTCTTCATTGTTTCATCATTCAGAAACATGCCTACCATGGGATGCAAAGTGGTGAGTTTTTCACGGAAGAAGACATCCAGATACTCAAGCACAACATCTTTATGCTTATCGATAAACGCCGGATCGTGAATAACATTTTTAATATCTGTATGGGAAATCAACTCACGCTCGATCATCTCACCCAGACGCAGAGCCAACTCCTTTTGACGCTTGGGAAAAATACCTTGAATTGTAAACGGACCGATTTTTATCGGCTTGTGCGGATGAAAAAGCATTTTTACCGCGAGAAAGTTTGTAAACCAACCGATCAAAGCGCAAATTACGGGCGAAAGAAGAAGCTTCATAGTAATCATTATATTTTTTCCTGAATTATTTTTTCTGGTTACTCTAAAAAGAAGTGCGCGATTATCCTTGTCTAAATTCTAATAAAGTGCAAGCAAATTAAGCCAAACCATACTCTTAAACAAAAAATCACTTGATTAGTTCTCAAATCAACGTAAAGTGGTCACCCTAATAGGGTGGAGTAAAGTAGAGGGGTATTATGATATGAAGAATTTAAGCTGTTCAAGATCAATTTATTCTGAACTTGCGGAACTCAGGGATAAAAACAAAAGCCTGAGAAATTCCCTTCTTGCCAAATGCCCGGACTGTGGACAGTTCCGGTTCCGCGATCTTTTTTCTAACGCCGCTTCAGCCATTTTAATCCTAAACAAGGAAGGCGAAATCCTATTCGCCAACTCTGCTTTCACTACAATTACGTCCTATGATCAGGATGAAGTTATCGGTAAGCTATTGCATGAAATACTTGTTTCCGAAGATGACAGCGAGGGCAGAGAGTATCTGTATAATCTTTTTTGCGGCCCTGCTGGAAAAGCAAATATTAGTCTAGCTATTACCGATAAAAACAATGCTCCCCATTTCATTGACATGTCAGTAGCCAACATTGCAGCTACCTGCGACACCCCTGAAAACTGCATATGCATTATGCAGGATGTTACTTCCGAAAAAGAAGCCGAACACCGCCGCGAAGAGTTGATTGAAGAACTGATGGAAGTAAAAGAACTTCAAGAA contains:
- a CDS encoding tetratricopeptide repeat protein — translated: MKRFIVLLALFLFLSTGCTTFSGPYYLNSQKYKEGIKAFSEKLQENPGDADYAYYVSRYYMALKKPKEAQPYILKAVRIAPDNVEYLFWSGVNYWALKQYSKERTAYRRVLELDPNHISANLYLAHSYLEEGKLVEASILYDKVIKLDEYNPEALYNRADILGRQGKKEEAVKAWKKYLEYYPDGALAMSGTEKLNLLGDFTYRNFIFGTRNLTLRSITFKPGQSDSDFESKNSLHVIAAMMEENKDLRFHIVAYVAGNAELAKARAIGVRDYILSGHPDFDPARMPLSWFGSAEEVERSGRTFKLDESIQFITVIN
- a CDS encoding DUF445 family protein; protein product: MITMKLLLSPVICALIGWFTNFLAVKMLFHPHKPIKIGPFTIQGIFPKRQKELALRLGEMIERELISHTDIKNVIHDPAFIDKHKDVVLEYLDVFFREKLTTLHPMVGMFLNDETMKTVKGMLSQELDSMLPKLIETTSSQLECSLDFKCIVQDKVECFSMEQLESILFSIMKQEFKFIEVIGGVLGFIIGLIQVVLFML